The following proteins come from a genomic window of Frankia casuarinae:
- a CDS encoding beta-ketoacyl-ACP synthase III produces the protein MTARAAVLSGLGGWVPPRLVTNDQLAEELDTTDEWIRTRTGIRQRFVVDAGMATSGIAIEAGRRALRSADRSRVDLVVLATSTPDHPCPATAPEVASRLGLGEAPAFDIAAVCSGFVYALATSATMIASGSVDTALVIGADSFSTILNPRDRTTRAIFGDGAGAVVLRAGEAGERGAILGFDLGSDGSQADLITVPAGGSEQRSMGLLAPEDDYFFDMQGRSVFRNAVIRMSESAGKVAERVGWSVGEIDRVIAHQANVRILHAVALELGIPVERLVVNLDRVANTVAASIPLALVDGVVSGHLQPDDQVMLCGFGGGLTWGAAGLTLPSLSVEPLPGLPLPTRPPLPAALPVPAAAR, from the coding sequence TTGACGGCCCGCGCCGCGGTGCTGTCCGGGCTGGGCGGTTGGGTGCCGCCCCGGCTGGTGACCAACGACCAGCTCGCCGAGGAACTGGACACGACCGATGAATGGATCAGGACGCGAACCGGAATCCGCCAGCGGTTCGTCGTCGACGCGGGCATGGCAACGTCGGGTATCGCGATCGAGGCGGGGCGGCGCGCGCTGAGGTCCGCCGACCGGTCGAGGGTGGACCTGGTGGTGCTGGCGACCAGCACGCCGGATCACCCCTGTCCGGCGACGGCTCCCGAAGTCGCCAGCAGGCTCGGGCTCGGGGAGGCACCGGCCTTCGACATCGCGGCGGTGTGCAGTGGTTTCGTCTACGCGCTGGCCACGTCCGCGACGATGATCGCAAGCGGATCGGTCGACACCGCGTTGGTCATCGGGGCCGACTCGTTCTCCACCATCCTCAACCCGCGGGACCGCACCACCAGGGCGATCTTCGGTGACGGTGCCGGCGCCGTCGTCCTGCGGGCCGGCGAGGCCGGTGAGCGGGGTGCGATCCTCGGATTCGACCTCGGGAGCGACGGTTCCCAGGCCGACCTCATCACGGTGCCGGCCGGTGGCTCCGAGCAGCGCTCGATGGGGCTGCTCGCGCCGGAGGACGACTACTTCTTCGACATGCAGGGGCGCTCCGTCTTCCGCAACGCCGTGATCCGGATGAGCGAGTCCGCGGGGAAGGTGGCCGAGCGCGTCGGCTGGTCGGTCGGCGAGATCGACCGTGTCATCGCGCATCAGGCGAACGTCCGCATCCTGCACGCCGTCGCACTCGAGCTCGGGATTCCCGTGGAACGGCTGGTGGTGAACCTCGACCGGGTCGCGAACACGGTTGCGGCGTCCATCCCACTCGCCCTGGTCGACGGCGTCGTCTCCGGTCACCTGCAACCGGATGACCAGGTCATGCTCTGCGGATTCGGTGGCGGCCTCACCTGGGGAGCCGCGGGGCTGACGCTCCCGTCCCTGTCCGTCGAGCCGCTGCCCGGGCTCCCGCTCCCGACTCGTCCGCCCCTTCCCGCCGCGCTGCCCGTACCGGCTGCGGCCCGCTGA
- a CDS encoding acyl carrier protein, which yields MNALEGTLTDLLVSRLGVVAEGVTPDSTYEQLMLDSLGLIEFLLIIRKELGVSLDDDALQTGTTLAETARLVEAKGSRV from the coding sequence ATGAACGCGCTGGAAGGAACGCTCACCGACCTGCTCGTGTCCCGGCTCGGTGTCGTCGCCGAGGGCGTCACGCCCGACAGCACCTACGAGCAGCTGATGCTCGACTCTCTCGGTCTGATCGAGTTCCTCCTGATCATCAGGAAGGAGCTCGGGGTGTCGCTCGACGACGACGCCCTGCAGACCGGCACCACCCTGGCCGAGACCGCCAGGCTGGTCGAGGCGAAGGGGAGCCGGGTGTGA
- a CDS encoding beta-ketoacyl-[acyl-carrier-protein] synthase family protein: protein MTGSSPARFDAAITGLGLVSAAGIGTDATWERVCSGVSTAARDPALAGLPVDFSCRVPDFDGTKLLGRAMAWRLDRFVQLAIVAARQAIADARLDPGTWDGARVGVVIGNSLGGTDTWERQHRSLVEGAPEDVSPLMIPMGMANMVAGCVAIDCQALGPSLVTATACASGSTAVGLARDLLRSDTCDVVIAGGAESALSAGAITGLQRMGALSARRDDPAAASRPFDVARDGFVAGEGAGILVLERPADARARGADVHALVSGFGASSDAYHATAPDPAGAGIERAVRAALRDAGIAGDDVDHVNAHGTSTPLNDVTEARALRRTLGERPLVTSTKGVTGHALAAAGSIEAGLTALALRHGAVPPTANLTDLDPAVDLTVVAGTATTASLDVALSTSLGFGGHNAALVLLAA from the coding sequence GTGACCGGTTCCTCGCCGGCCCGGTTCGACGCCGCGATCACCGGTCTGGGCCTGGTCAGCGCCGCCGGCATCGGGACGGACGCCACCTGGGAGCGGGTGTGTTCCGGGGTGTCCACGGCGGCGCGGGACCCGGCCCTGGCCGGTCTCCCGGTCGACTTCTCCTGCCGGGTGCCGGACTTCGACGGGACGAAGCTGCTGGGCCGAGCCATGGCCTGGCGGCTCGACCGGTTCGTCCAGCTTGCGATCGTGGCCGCTCGCCAGGCGATCGCCGATGCCCGGCTGGACCCGGGGACGTGGGACGGCGCGCGCGTCGGCGTGGTGATCGGCAACTCGCTTGGCGGCACCGACACCTGGGAACGGCAGCACCGCTCTCTCGTCGAAGGCGCGCCGGAGGACGTCTCGCCGTTGATGATCCCTATGGGGATGGCGAACATGGTCGCGGGCTGCGTGGCGATCGACTGCCAGGCGCTCGGCCCAAGTCTGGTCACGGCGACGGCCTGTGCGTCCGGCTCCACCGCCGTAGGTCTCGCCCGGGACCTGCTGCGGTCCGACACCTGCGACGTCGTGATAGCCGGCGGTGCCGAGTCGGCCCTGTCCGCGGGTGCGATCACCGGCCTGCAGCGGATGGGCGCGCTGTCGGCCCGGCGTGACGACCCGGCCGCCGCGTCGCGCCCGTTCGACGTGGCCCGGGACGGGTTCGTCGCCGGTGAGGGCGCTGGGATCCTCGTTCTTGAGCGGCCCGCCGACGCCCGCGCCCGCGGGGCCGACGTCCACGCCCTGGTCAGCGGATTTGGAGCCTCGTCGGACGCGTACCACGCGACTGCGCCTGATCCGGCCGGGGCGGGCATCGAGCGGGCGGTGCGGGCGGCTCTGCGAGACGCGGGGATCGCCGGCGACGACGTCGACCATGTCAACGCGCACGGCACGTCGACGCCGCTCAACGACGTCACCGAGGCCAGGGCGCTGCGCCGGACCCTCGGCGAGCGTCCCCTGGTGACGTCGACCAAGGGGGTGACTGGCCACGCCCTGGCCGCAGCCGGCTCCATCGAGGCCGGTCTCACCGCGTTGGCGCTGCGCCACGGCGCCGTCCCGCCGACGGCGAATCTCACCGACCTGGATCCCGCGGTCGACCTGACGGTCGTCGCCGGCACGGCGACGACCGCGTCCCTCGATGTGGCGCTGAGCACCTCGCTGGGATTCGGCGGTCACAACGCGGCGCTGGTGCTCCTCGCCGCCTGA
- a CDS encoding aldo/keto reductase — MQVRKLGATGVEVGGIGLGCMGMSWLYKESELDDNRSVEVIREAVDLGVTLLDTADIYGAGHNEELLGRAAVGRREDVVVATKFGIVIEDLAARRSHLDGSPAYLRTAIEASLRRLGTEVIDLYYLHRVDSAVPLADTWGAMAELVAEGKVRFLGLSEVSVAQAVEAHAIHPVTAIQSELSLWTRDPLGPDKASDVVRWCADNEVSFVPFAPLGRGFLTGTLHVDRFEDSDFRATNPRFRGPAIVTNQRIVDVVREVAERHSATPAQVAIAWTLAHGSQVVPIPGTKNPRYLRENVAATDLVLSGEDLADLDAVPAAVGTRY, encoded by the coding sequence ATGCAGGTACGGAAACTCGGCGCAACCGGGGTCGAGGTCGGCGGGATCGGCCTGGGCTGCATGGGGATGAGCTGGCTCTACAAGGAGTCCGAACTCGACGACAACCGTTCGGTCGAGGTGATCCGGGAAGCCGTCGACCTCGGCGTGACCCTGCTCGATACCGCGGACATCTATGGTGCCGGCCACAACGAGGAGCTGCTCGGCCGGGCCGCCGTCGGTCGGCGCGAGGACGTGGTCGTCGCCACGAAGTTCGGCATCGTGATCGAGGACCTGGCTGCCCGGAGGTCACATCTCGACGGGTCGCCCGCCTATCTGCGCACGGCGATCGAGGCGAGCCTGCGCCGGCTTGGCACCGAAGTCATCGACCTGTATTACCTGCACCGCGTCGACTCGGCCGTCCCGCTCGCGGACACCTGGGGGGCGATGGCCGAGCTGGTCGCCGAGGGCAAAGTGCGTTTCCTCGGCCTTTCCGAGGTCAGCGTGGCGCAGGCCGTCGAGGCGCACGCGATCCACCCGGTCACCGCGATCCAGTCGGAGCTGTCCCTGTGGACGCGGGACCCGCTCGGGCCGGACAAGGCGAGCGACGTCGTCCGATGGTGCGCCGACAACGAGGTGAGCTTCGTGCCGTTCGCCCCGCTGGGCCGCGGCTTCCTCACCGGTACCCTGCACGTCGACCGTTTCGAGGACTCCGATTTCCGGGCGACCAACCCGCGGTTCCGCGGACCCGCGATCGTGACGAACCAGCGCATCGTTGATGTCGTCCGCGAGGTGGCGGAGCGTCACTCCGCGACGCCGGCGCAGGTGGCCATCGCCTGGACGCTGGCCCACGGCAGTCAGGTCGTCCCCATTCCCGGCACAAAGAACCCTCGCTACCTGCGGGAGAACGTGGCGGCGACGGACCTGGTCCTGAGCGGCGAAGACCTGGCGGATCTCGACGCGGTGCCGGCGGCCGTCGGCACCAGGTACTGA
- a CDS encoding HAD family hydrolase codes for MGIDPARIAFFDVDETLITVKGMLSFLEFHLGAPDRYRQIADRLHRLAADGVPRGETNRLYYEVFAGQRETEVAASGRRWFQQEMVGGSLFHGELVRVLRRLQAAGTIIVLVSGSFSACLDPIAEHLGADQVLGTVPEVRAGRYTGRVVRTVIGEGKATAARALLAEFGVDGRLCVAYGDHSSDLPMLAAVGHAGVVGQDPVLLAHAAERGWDLLPGIPTRGNGKA; via the coding sequence ATGGGCATCGATCCCGCCCGGATCGCGTTCTTCGACGTCGACGAAACACTCATCACCGTCAAGGGGATGCTCAGTTTTCTGGAGTTCCACCTCGGCGCGCCGGACCGGTACCGGCAGATCGCGGACCGGTTGCACCGGCTCGCGGCCGACGGGGTGCCACGCGGGGAGACCAACCGGCTCTATTACGAGGTCTTCGCTGGCCAGCGGGAGACCGAGGTGGCCGCAAGCGGCCGGCGGTGGTTCCAACAGGAGATGGTGGGGGGCTCGCTCTTCCACGGCGAGCTGGTGCGGGTGCTGCGCCGACTCCAGGCCGCCGGGACGATCATCGTCCTGGTGTCGGGATCGTTCTCGGCCTGCCTGGACCCGATCGCGGAACACCTCGGGGCGGATCAGGTGCTCGGTACGGTCCCCGAAGTCCGTGCCGGCCGGTACACCGGCCGGGTGGTCCGCACCGTCATCGGTGAGGGCAAGGCCACCGCGGCCCGGGCGTTGCTCGCCGAGTTCGGCGTCGACGGGCGGCTCTGCGTCGCCTACGGCGATCACTCCTCGGACCTGCCGATGCTCGCGGCCGTGGGCCACGCCGGCGTGGTCGGACAGGACCCGGTTCTCCTCGCCCATGCGGCCGAGCGCGGCTGGGACCTTCTTCCCGGCATTCCGACACGAGGCAATGGGAAGGCATGA
- a CDS encoding 3-oxoacyl-[acyl-carrier-protein] synthase III C-terminal domain-containing protein, which produces MPDATVSARDAIGQGHISEQDLANTAVIRVPVARDVAAPEMAVRAARAALYAAGWDGSRLGFSAHAWIHHQGHDFWSPAHYIADQLGARRSVPLGIQVMCNGGGVALEAACARLLADSTTGAALVTTADCFRDEGFDGWSGDYGVFYGDGATAMLLHERDDAVDELTLLGLASGAVSAAEGLHRGRDPFTPASRWLSERVDVRRTKKAFMEDVGTAGFFRDVHATLRRIIADCLADSGLTSDDPRLRLIALPRVGLKVRQETYHPAVENATTAKIVDLGAETGHLGAGDMGANLAAIVEQDLLAPGEFALVIGAGGGFSFSCAAVGRPAA; this is translated from the coding sequence TTGCCCGACGCGACCGTGTCCGCCCGAGACGCGATCGGCCAGGGCCACATCAGCGAACAGGACCTGGCGAACACCGCCGTCATCCGGGTACCGGTCGCGCGGGATGTCGCGGCGCCGGAAATGGCGGTCCGGGCCGCGCGGGCGGCGCTGTACGCCGCCGGCTGGGACGGAAGCCGCCTCGGTTTCAGCGCGCACGCCTGGATCCATCACCAGGGGCACGACTTCTGGTCGCCCGCGCACTACATCGCCGATCAGCTCGGTGCCCGCCGCAGCGTCCCGCTGGGCATCCAGGTCATGTGCAACGGCGGAGGGGTCGCCCTGGAGGCGGCCTGCGCCCGCCTGCTCGCCGACAGCACGACCGGCGCCGCGCTGGTGACGACGGCCGACTGTTTCCGCGACGAGGGATTCGACGGCTGGAGCGGTGACTACGGAGTCTTCTACGGTGACGGCGCGACGGCCATGCTCCTGCACGAGCGGGACGACGCGGTGGACGAGCTGACGCTGCTCGGTCTGGCCAGCGGGGCGGTCTCCGCCGCTGAGGGGCTGCACCGCGGTCGCGACCCCTTCACCCCGGCGAGCCGGTGGCTCAGCGAGCGAGTGGACGTGAGGCGGACGAAGAAGGCCTTCATGGAGGACGTCGGCACCGCCGGCTTTTTCCGGGACGTGCACGCGACGCTCCGTCGCATCATCGCGGACTGCCTCGCCGACAGCGGCCTCACCTCCGACGATCCGCGGCTGCGCCTCATCGCCCTGCCCCGGGTCGGTCTCAAGGTGCGGCAGGAGACCTATCACCCGGCCGTTGAGAACGCCACCACCGCCAAGATCGTGGACCTCGGCGCGGAGACCGGGCATCTGGGCGCGGGCGACATGGGGGCGAACCTCGCCGCGATCGTCGAACAGGACCTGCTCGCCCCGGGCGAGTTCGCCCTGGTGATCGGCGCCGGCGGTGGCTTCAGCTTCTCCTGCGCGGCCGTCGGCCGACCGGCGGCCTGA